The proteins below come from a single bacterium genomic window:
- a CDS encoding FtsW/RodA/SpoVE family cell cycle protein gives MSASTVDAHAVPGRGALVFRTRERGLLVGAVGLGVIGLAAVHLALYAAEPWRPVAIGGVALAGFLIVHAALCAAGSAADEVMLPVAAGLSAIGLVMIYRLRPEYLVRQAAWIALGLTALLLTIGVLRDLRWVRRYTYLCAALGLVLLAVTVVAGVERNGARQWLLLGGVAVEPGEIVKLLLVAFFAGVLTETRGTLMLPGPRRWRVELGRLGPMLACCLGALLLLVFQRDLGLAMLYYGIFIAMLYVATGRADYALLGLAAFVSGAALCYHWFGHVRLRVDVWVNPWADASGGGYQILQGLYALATGGIVGTGLGAGHPTLMPASYTDMIFPAVGEELGAVGTFCVVALYLVLVGRMFRTAVLAGGTFEALMAVGLATALGLQTFIILAGSTRLIPLTGIPAPFLTYGGSAAVSNFIALALLLGVSARAVERRRDVEALRGAADR, from the coding sequence ATGAGCGCGTCCACGGTCGACGCCCACGCCGTCCCGGGTCGCGGAGCGCTCGTGTTCCGTACCCGCGAGCGCGGCCTGTTGGTCGGTGCCGTGGGGCTCGGCGTGATTGGGCTGGCGGCAGTGCACCTTGCCCTGTACGCGGCTGAGCCGTGGCGCCCGGTCGCCATCGGCGGCGTTGCGCTCGCTGGGTTTCTGATCGTCCACGCCGCGCTCTGCGCGGCCGGCAGCGCCGCCGACGAAGTGATGCTGCCGGTTGCCGCCGGGCTGTCGGCGATCGGGCTGGTAATGATCTACCGGCTTCGCCCGGAGTACCTCGTCCGGCAGGCCGCCTGGATCGCCCTCGGGCTCACCGCACTCCTGCTCACCATCGGTGTCCTGCGAGACCTCCGGTGGGTGCGACGGTACACGTACCTGTGCGCGGCACTCGGCCTTGTCCTGCTGGCGGTGACGGTGGTCGCCGGGGTCGAGCGAAACGGCGCGCGACAGTGGCTGCTGCTCGGCGGGGTGGCCGTGGAGCCGGGTGAGATCGTCAAGTTGCTGCTCGTGGCGTTCTTTGCCGGCGTGCTCACGGAGACCCGCGGGACGCTGATGCTGCCCGGGCCGCGCCGCTGGCGGGTGGAGCTCGGACGGTTGGGCCCCATGCTGGCGTGCTGCCTCGGGGCGTTGCTCCTGCTCGTCTTTCAGCGTGATCTCGGGCTGGCGATGCTCTACTATGGCATCTTCATCGCCATGCTGTACGTGGCGACGGGGCGCGCCGACTACGCGCTGCTCGGTCTCGCCGCGTTCGTCTCCGGCGCGGCCCTCTGCTACCACTGGTTCGGGCATGTTCGCCTGCGCGTGGACGTCTGGGTCAATCCCTGGGCCGACGCGTCGGGCGGCGGCTATCAGATCCTTCAGGGGCTCTATGCCCTCGCGACCGGCGGGATCGTCGGAACGGGCCTCGGGGCGGGGCATCCGACATTGATGCCGGCGTCCTACACGGACATGATCTTCCCGGCGGTCGGCGAGGAACTGGGAGCGGTCGGGACGTTCTGCGTGGTCGCCCTGTACCTCGTTCTCGTCGGCCGGATGTTCCGGACCGCCGTGCTCGCCGGCGGGACGTTCGAGGCGCTCATGGCGGTCGGGCTGGCGACCGCGCTCGGGCTGCAGACGTTCATCATTCTTGCGGGCAGCACGCGGCTCATCCCCCTGACCGGAATCCCTGCGCCGTTCCTGACCTACGGGGGAAGCGCCGCGGTGAGCAACTTCATCGCGCTCGCGCTGCTCCTCGGTGTGAGCGCCCGGGCGGTCGAGCGACGCCGCGACGTGGAGGCGCTCCGTGGCGCGGCGGACCGCTAA
- the fmt gene encoding methionyl-tRNA formyltransferase: MKAVFFGTPAFAVPSLDAVLAACEIAAVVTQPDRPRGRGLRVEPSPVAAAANQYALDVRQPESLRDPGFLDALRALAPDLLIVVAYGRLIPPAALATARLGGINLHPSLLPRYRGAAPIPRAIAAGDRETGVTVLHLSDEMDAGDIILQRAAPILPEDTSADLEPRLARDGATLLAEAVRLLDAGAAPRRPQDPTHVSFAPKVSREEALIRWSAPASAIVNLVRAFDPRPVAYTLRDGEPLKIWRASTVPEGCGALAGVDRPRPAPGSVVRADGGDPPLVVAAGEGWVAIHEVQPASGRRMSAAAYLRGHPLAPGTILGGGATTIDRTANPV, encoded by the coding sequence ATGAAGGCCGTCTTCTTCGGGACGCCGGCGTTCGCGGTTCCATCACTCGACGCCGTGCTCGCCGCGTGCGAAATCGCCGCCGTCGTGACGCAACCGGACCGCCCGCGGGGACGCGGCCTGCGCGTGGAGCCGTCCCCGGTCGCCGCCGCCGCGAATCAGTACGCCCTCGACGTGCGTCAACCCGAGTCATTGCGCGACCCCGGATTCCTCGACGCGCTTCGCGCGCTGGCTCCCGACCTGCTCATTGTCGTCGCGTACGGGCGCCTGATCCCCCCCGCGGCGCTTGCGACGGCACGGTTGGGGGGCATCAATCTGCATCCGTCCCTGCTGCCGCGCTACCGTGGGGCCGCGCCGATCCCTCGGGCGATCGCCGCGGGCGACCGGGAGACCGGCGTGACGGTGCTGCACCTGTCCGACGAGATGGACGCCGGCGACATCATCCTGCAGCGCGCCGCGCCGATCTTGCCCGAGGACACGAGCGCGGACTTGGAGCCGAGACTCGCCAGAGACGGGGCGACGCTACTGGCGGAGGCGGTCCGTCTTCTCGACGCGGGCGCGGCCCCGCGCCGGCCGCAGGACCCCACCCACGTGTCGTTCGCGCCGAAAGTGTCCCGCGAGGAGGCGCTGATCCGCTGGAGCGCGCCCGCGTCCGCGATCGTCAATCTCGTCCGGGCGTTCGACCCGCGGCCGGTGGCATATACCCTGCGCGACGGCGAGCCGCTCAAGATTTGGCGTGCGTCCACGGTCCCCGAGGGGTGCGGCGCGCTCGCCGGCGTCGACCGGCCGCGACCCGCCCCGGGTAGCGTCGTGCGCGCGGACGGCGGGGATCCTCCGCTGGTCGTCGCTGCCGGGGAAGGGTGGGTAGCGATCCACGAGGTCCAGCCGGCGTCCGGCCGGCGGATGTCGGCGGCCGCGTATCTGCGGGGACATCCGCTTGCGCCCGGGACGATCCTCGGGGGCGGCGCGACGACGATCGACCGGACGGCGAACCCCGTCTGA
- the rsmB gene encoding 16S rRNA (cytosine(967)-C(5))-methyltransferase RsmB, producing the protein MDAPRTSREVALEVLHRVDDDGAWSGVLLRRALERAGLSAVEEALATELTLGTLRHRAEVDWTLARFTRTPLGALPARIRGVLRMGAYQLLFVPRIPPHAACSESVELAKRVGHVGTARLVNAVLRRVAASPERPRDGATVEAIALRRSHPAWLVSRWVARFGIEETRALCDANNATPPSTIRLNTLRGAPDLIAARLADRGVCTEPSVWLPEGRRIVVAGDRDAAAPRGDGPGHADRRARASARQAAYDEGWFSPQDEASMLVARLLAPSPEETVIDACAAPGGKTTHLAALMENRGRIIACDVHAAKLDAVSRQCARLGVTIVETCQLDAARLGETHAGDAHRVLVDAPCSGLGVLRRRPEIKWRLQPDDLRTRAAEQRRILDGASAAVRPGGVLVYSVCTTEPEEGVDVVEAFLAAHAEFAPASTAGWPPGPGGVAAPLGAAGPAAAIERETPGSALLLPHRTGTDGFFVAVLRRAT; encoded by the coding sequence ATGGACGCTCCGCGCACCTCGCGAGAGGTGGCGCTTGAGGTTCTCCACCGCGTGGACGACGACGGCGCCTGGAGCGGCGTCTTGCTGCGCCGTGCGCTTGAGCGGGCGGGGCTCAGCGCCGTCGAGGAGGCGCTGGCGACCGAGCTCACCTTGGGGACCCTGCGTCACCGCGCCGAGGTGGACTGGACGCTGGCCCGGTTCACGCGCACGCCGCTCGGTGCGTTGCCGGCGCGGATCCGCGGCGTGCTTCGCATGGGCGCCTATCAGTTGCTGTTCGTTCCGCGCATCCCACCGCACGCCGCCTGCAGCGAGTCGGTCGAGCTGGCGAAGCGCGTCGGTCATGTCGGAACCGCGCGGTTGGTCAACGCGGTGTTGCGACGCGTGGCCGCGTCGCCGGAGCGACCGAGGGACGGAGCGACCGTCGAGGCGATCGCGTTGCGCCGCTCGCATCCGGCGTGGCTGGTGTCCCGGTGGGTCGCGCGGTTCGGGATCGAGGAAACGCGCGCGCTGTGCGACGCGAACAACGCCACGCCGCCGTCGACGATCCGGCTGAACACGCTGCGCGGCGCGCCCGACCTGATCGCTGCGCGCCTTGCCGACCGGGGTGTGTGCACGGAGCCGTCCGTGTGGCTGCCGGAGGGGCGGCGGATCGTCGTCGCCGGGGACCGCGACGCGGCGGCGCCGCGCGGGGACGGGCCGGGACACGCCGATCGGCGCGCGCGCGCATCGGCGCGGCAGGCGGCGTATGACGAGGGGTGGTTCTCGCCGCAGGACGAGGCGTCGATGCTGGTCGCGCGGCTGCTCGCCCCCAGCCCCGAGGAAACGGTGATCGACGCGTGCGCGGCGCCCGGCGGCAAGACGACGCACCTCGCCGCGTTGATGGAGAACCGCGGCCGCATCATCGCGTGCGACGTCCACGCGGCGAAACTTGACGCGGTCTCTCGCCAGTGCGCGCGGCTCGGCGTGACGATCGTCGAGACGTGCCAACTCGACGCGGCCCGGTTGGGGGAGACGCATGCGGGCGACGCGCACCGCGTGCTGGTGGACGCGCCGTGTTCGGGGCTCGGCGTGTTGCGGCGTCGCCCCGAGATCAAGTGGCGCCTCCAGCCAGACGATCTGCGCACGCGCGCGGCCGAACAGCGTCGGATTCTCGACGGCGCGTCCGCCGCGGTGCGGCCGGGTGGGGTTCTTGTGTACAGCGTGTGCACAACCGAGCCGGAGGAAGGGGTAGATGTCGTGGAGGCGTTCCTCGCGGCGCACGCGGAGTTTGCGCCGGCGTCGACCGCCGGGTGGCCGCCGGGGCCGGGTGGCGTCGCGGCCCCGCTCGGGGCGGCCGGCCCGGCCGCCGCCATCGAGCGGGAGACGCCCGGATCGGCGCTGTTGCTGCCGCATCGCACCGGCACAGACGGGTTTTTCGTTGCGGTACTTCGGAGGGCGACATGA
- a CDS encoding penicillin-binding transpeptidase domain-containing protein, whose amino-acid sequence MARRTAKLGRLLAGLFVVLLLYLAGVQVIWGPELADSPQNPRLAIASEQIQWGRVLDRHLAVLADSVTQRGRQVRRYTDGPLYAPLVGYRSSRYGLAGLEARYDPELLGLPATDPWGALQNALGRPPHGDDLVLTVDATVQQQAAQALGNNRGAAVVLDPRTGAVLALVSRPTFDPASVDPKWLAISRDPVSPLLNRATSGQYPPGSSFKPVVLAAALAGGRTTQQTAVDCAASVSVDGAVITNFEHERYGPMTVAQAFAVSCNVAFVHLGLATGADAILRTARAFGLGEAPRFDLPTASGYLPDPRLLNRRGLAQISFGQGSLLVTPLQMAVVAATIANRGVAMRPFVLSQVRAPDGRVLASYAQHGGRDVLAPAIASEIAADMVEVVRSGTGTAAQLPGVVVAGKTGTAENPHGQTHAWFIAFAPADHPTVAIALLLENAGVGGQVAAPAARQVLAAALRAQAAEASRP is encoded by the coding sequence GTGGCGCGGCGGACCGCTAAACTCGGCCGGCTGCTCGCGGGGTTGTTTGTCGTCCTGCTGCTGTACCTGGCCGGCGTTCAGGTGATCTGGGGCCCGGAATTGGCCGACAGCCCGCAGAACCCTCGGCTCGCGATCGCCTCGGAGCAGATCCAGTGGGGCCGCGTGCTCGATCGTCATCTCGCCGTGCTGGCGGACTCCGTGACGCAGAGGGGCCGGCAGGTGCGCCGGTACACCGACGGACCGCTGTACGCGCCGCTCGTCGGGTACCGAAGCTCGCGCTACGGCCTCGCCGGTCTCGAGGCGCGGTACGACCCCGAGCTCCTCGGTCTGCCGGCGACGGATCCGTGGGGGGCGCTCCAAAACGCGCTGGGGCGGCCGCCGCACGGCGATGACCTCGTGTTGACCGTGGACGCGACCGTGCAGCAGCAGGCGGCGCAGGCGCTTGGGAACAACCGGGGCGCGGCGGTCGTCCTGGACCCGCGCACCGGGGCGGTGTTGGCGCTGGTCAGCCGTCCCACGTTCGATCCCGCGTCGGTGGATCCCAAGTGGCTCGCGATCTCGCGCGACCCGGTGTCGCCGCTGCTGAACCGGGCGACCTCGGGTCAGTACCCGCCCGGTTCGTCGTTCAAGCCAGTCGTCCTCGCCGCCGCCCTCGCGGGCGGCCGAACGACCCAGCAGACCGCGGTCGATTGTGCCGCCTCGGTCTCCGTGGATGGTGCGGTGATCACGAACTTCGAGCACGAGCGGTACGGTCCGATGACGGTGGCACAGGCGTTTGCGGTGTCCTGCAACGTCGCCTTCGTGCACCTCGGTCTCGCGACCGGCGCGGACGCGATCCTCCGGACCGCCCGCGCGTTCGGGCTCGGCGAGGCACCGCGGTTCGACCTGCCGACGGCGTCCGGGTACCTGCCCGATCCCCGTCTGCTCAACCGGCGCGGTCTCGCCCAGATCTCGTTCGGCCAAGGGAGCCTGCTCGTGACCCCGTTGCAGATGGCGGTGGTCGCCGCGACCATCGCGAACCGCGGCGTGGCGATGCGGCCGTTCGTGCTCTCGCAGGTGCGCGCCCCGGACGGCCGCGTCCTGGCCTCGTATGCGCAACATGGCGGTCGCGACGTCCTGGCCCCCGCGATCGCGTCCGAAATCGCCGCCGACATGGTCGAGGTCGTGCGCAGCGGCACGGGGACCGCGGCGCAGCTCCCTGGGGTTGTCGTCGCCGGGAAGACCGGCACCGCGGAGAACCCGCACGGGCAGACGCACGCCTGGTTCATCGCGTTCGCGCCGGCCGACCATCCGACGGTGGCGATCGCCTTGCTGCTCGAGAACGCGGGCGTCGGCGGCCAGGTGGCGGCGCCCGCGGCGCGGCAGGTCCTCGCGGCGGCGCTGCGGGCGCAGGCGGCGGAGGCCAGTCGTCCATGA
- a CDS encoding DUF3662 and FHA domain-containing protein, with product MSLLMRLERRIEALVEGVFSRWAHDRVHPVEIARRLFRAMDESAVAGLDGLLVPNVYRVFLHPREFEPYAALAAPLVAELESSLRARAGELGGRFPGAVRVTLDARDEITPGAIYVEARLAPDEPAAASSSGASGSTPPVSDGDTRIYRRRDPALLTLRLRVQAGPSGAAGREFPLDRPVMTLGRRPDQDIVLDDPSVSRAHARIEIAADAASILDLGSTNGTLVNGRPTGSAPVPLRPGDRVQIGTVLLELLSAP from the coding sequence ATGAGCCTGCTGATGCGCCTGGAGCGGCGCATCGAGGCGCTGGTGGAGGGCGTGTTCTCGCGGTGGGCCCATGATCGCGTGCACCCGGTGGAAATCGCGCGGCGCCTCTTCCGGGCCATGGACGAGAGCGCGGTGGCCGGCCTCGACGGTTTGTTGGTGCCGAACGTGTACCGGGTCTTCCTCCATCCCCGGGAGTTCGAACCGTACGCGGCGCTCGCCGCGCCGCTCGTCGCCGAGCTGGAGTCGTCCTTGCGCGCCCGCGCCGGCGAATTGGGCGGGCGCTTCCCGGGGGCCGTCCGGGTGACGCTCGACGCGCGGGACGAGATTACGCCTGGCGCGATCTACGTCGAAGCACGGCTGGCGCCCGACGAGCCGGCGGCCGCCAGTTCCTCGGGCGCGTCCGGATCGACGCCTCCGGTGTCGGACGGGGACACACGGATCTACCGGCGCCGCGACCCCGCGCTGCTGACGCTGCGACTGCGTGTGCAGGCCGGTCCGTCGGGGGCCGCCGGGCGGGAGTTCCCACTGGATCGCCCGGTGATGACCCTCGGCCGGCGTCCTGATCAAGACATCGTGCTGGACGACCCCAGCGTGAGCCGGGCACACGCGCGCATCGAGATCGCCGCTGACGCAGCCTCGATCCTCGATCTCGGCAGCACCAACGGGACGCTCGTGAACGGGCGCCCGACGGGCTCTGCGCCGGTGCCGCTGCGGCCCGGCGATCGCGTGCAAATCGGAACCGTGCTCCTGGAGCTGCTCTCCGCGCCGTGA
- a CDS encoding zinc metallopeptidase produces the protein MFFWDPTYFIVIPAALLALYAQLRVQSAYARYSQVPISNGMTGAQVAAEILRRNGLSSVEIERIDGTLSDHYDPRTRVLRLSSAVYDDASVASVGVAAHETGHALQHAQHYGPLVLRSAMVPTSQFGSWLAWPIFILGFFFHSGAFMQLGILIFSAAVAFTVVTLPVEFDASGRAMRVLATEGFVTPDELQGVRTVLNAAALTYVAAAAMAVLQLLRMLLLANMRRED, from the coding sequence ATGTTTTTCTGGGATCCGACGTATTTCATCGTCATCCCGGCGGCCCTCCTCGCGCTGTACGCGCAGCTGCGTGTGCAATCGGCGTATGCTCGCTACAGCCAGGTGCCGATCTCGAACGGCATGACGGGCGCGCAGGTCGCCGCGGAGATCCTCCGCCGCAACGGGCTTTCCAGCGTGGAGATCGAGCGCATCGACGGTACGCTCTCGGACCACTACGATCCGAGGACGCGCGTGCTCAGGCTGTCGTCCGCGGTGTACGATGACGCGTCGGTCGCTTCGGTGGGCGTGGCCGCGCACGAGACCGGTCATGCGCTGCAACACGCGCAGCACTACGGGCCGCTGGTCCTGCGGTCGGCGATGGTGCCGACGTCCCAGTTTGGGTCGTGGCTCGCCTGGCCGATCTTCATCTTGGGGTTCTTCTTCCACTCGGGCGCGTTCATGCAACTCGGCATTCTTATCTTCAGCGCGGCCGTCGCCTTCACGGTCGTGACGCTGCCGGTCGAGTTCGACGCGAGCGGGCGGGCGATGCGCGTGCTGGCGACGGAAGGCTTTGTGACCCCCGACGAACTCCAAGGCGTACGCACGGTGCTCAACGCGGCAGCGCTGACGTATGTGGCGGCGGCGGCGATGGCGGTGCTGCAACTGCTGCGCATGCTGCTGCTGGCCAACATGCGCCGGGAGGACTGA
- the def gene encoding peptide deformylase, which produces MPEAPRPFEVITVDSPRAAILRRRAQPVRIVTREIQQLIDRLFATMHEAQGIGLAAPQVGIGRRVIVIEFENRRIALVDPECLRREGEEVVGTEACLSIPGLLGDVPRASRVTVRARNRRNKFVTIEADGMLARILQHEIDHLDGILFPERVRDQKTLRRVEDTSEVVSPE; this is translated from the coding sequence ATGCCGGAGGCTCCCCGCCCGTTCGAGGTCATCACCGTGGACAGCCCGCGGGCGGCGATCCTGCGGCGTCGCGCGCAGCCGGTCCGCATCGTGACGCGCGAGATCCAGCAACTGATCGACCGGCTGTTCGCCACGATGCACGAGGCGCAGGGGATCGGCCTCGCCGCGCCGCAGGTCGGGATCGGCCGGCGCGTGATCGTCATTGAGTTCGAGAACCGCCGCATCGCGCTCGTCGATCCAGAGTGCCTGCGTCGGGAGGGCGAGGAGGTGGTGGGCACAGAGGCATGCCTGAGCATCCCCGGTCTGCTCGGGGACGTCCCGCGTGCCTCGCGGGTCACCGTGCGCGCGCGCAATCGACGGAACAAGTTCGTCACGATCGAGGCGGACGGTATGCTGGCACGCATCTTGCAACACGAGATCGATCACCTCGACGGCATTCTGTTTCCGGAGCGCGTGCGAGACCAGAAGACGCTCCGCCGCGTCGAGGACACATCCGAAGTGGTGTCACCGGAATGA
- a CDS encoding Stp1/IreP family PP2C-type Ser/Thr phosphatase, which produces MKGLVATGTGCSEAGRVREVNEDRILLLDRAGRGAGLYAVADGLGGHAAGNVASALATDVLRAQVPALIASRVPPSQALVRALRQANDEILARADAPERSGMATTCTALVVSEQEGVIAHVGDSRAHLIRGREVRQLTTDHSLVQELVRRGDLAPDDVGAHSQRHVLTRALGIGPDAQIDVLSVPLRGGDVLVLTSDGLHDAVPPEEIAAVVRGTPDVEEACRTLVSLANARGGLDNASVVVVRVRPRWAVQLTRAVAPVVLAMFLAAGVAVYHLEHSYFLGVRGDRVAVMRGVPARVLGVPLFSVVRATPVPVAEIAPAYRGTVLQGIPVRTPEDAETLLADLVRRP; this is translated from the coding sequence ATGAAGGGGTTGGTCGCGACCGGCACCGGTTGCAGCGAGGCGGGTCGCGTGCGGGAGGTGAACGAGGATCGCATCCTGCTCCTCGACCGCGCCGGACGCGGCGCGGGCCTGTATGCGGTCGCGGACGGTCTGGGCGGTCACGCCGCGGGCAACGTGGCCAGCGCGCTCGCGACGGACGTGTTGCGCGCCCAGGTGCCGGCGTTGATCGCGAGCCGGGTGCCGCCGTCCCAGGCGCTTGTGCGGGCGCTGCGGCAGGCCAACGACGAGATCCTGGCGCGCGCCGACGCGCCGGAGCGGTCCGGGATGGCGACGACGTGCACGGCGCTCGTCGTGAGCGAACAGGAAGGCGTCATCGCTCACGTCGGCGACAGTCGGGCCCATCTCATTCGCGGACGCGAGGTCCGGCAGCTCACGACCGACCACTCGCTCGTGCAGGAACTCGTCCGGCGGGGTGACCTCGCCCCGGACGATGTGGGGGCGCACAGCCAGCGCCACGTGTTGACGCGGGCTCTCGGCATCGGGCCGGACGCGCAGATCGACGTGCTGTCGGTGCCGCTGCGGGGCGGGGACGTGTTGGTGCTCACGAGCGATGGGTTGCACGATGCGGTGCCTCCCGAGGAGATCGCCGCGGTCGTGCGGGGCACCCCGGACGTCGAGGAGGCGTGCCGGACGCTCGTCAGCCTAGCGAACGCTCGCGGGGGGCTCGACAACGCCTCGGTGGTCGTGGTTCGGGTGCGCCCGCGCTGGGCCGTGCAGCTCACCCGGGCGGTGGCGCCGGTGGTGCTCGCCATGTTTCTCGCGGCCGGCGTTGCCGTCTACCATCTGGAGCACTCGTATTTCCTCGGCGTGCGCGGGGACCGCGTAGCCGTCATGCGCGGGGTGCCGGCGCGCGTGCTGGGCGTGCCGTTGTTCTCGGTGGTGCGCGCCACTCCGGTTCCGGTCGCGGAGATCGCCCCCGCGTACCGCGGGACGGTGCTCCAGGGCATCCCGGTGCGCACGCCCGAGGACGCCGAAACGCTGCTCGCCGATCTCGTGCGCCGGCCGTGA
- the rlmN gene encoding 23S rRNA (adenine(2503)-C(2))-methyltransferase RlmN: MSAVERAGPGGGAGHGRNDGHPVELRGLSVAELEALAESLGEFRYRGRQIARWLYGHGVETVEAMTDLPQGFRERLQAGARITPPQLRRAIDAPDGSATKYLVGLADGQTVECVLMRFDDGRRSACLSSQVGCAMGCAFCATGLSGFSRNLTAGEILGQALLIRAQAGVRIGNVVFMGMGEPLANYDAVLRTARILASAFGLGIGMRRLTISTVGLVPQIYRLAAERLQLTLAVSLHAPTEELRDRLVPANHRYPLDELIPACRAYVATTNRRITFEYVLLDGVNDGPAEAHALGRLLRGVHCHVNLIPVNPVAGIPFRRPEVPSVLAFAALVRRTGLPVTVRIERGTEIQAACGQLRLAEGQGRPSRWTPAPVSVSRGGAR; the protein is encoded by the coding sequence ATGAGTGCGGTCGAGCGTGCCGGGCCTGGGGGCGGCGCCGGTCACGGCCGGAACGACGGGCACCCGGTCGAGCTCCGCGGGCTCTCGGTCGCGGAGCTCGAGGCACTCGCGGAGTCGCTCGGGGAGTTCCGGTACCGCGGCCGGCAGATCGCGCGCTGGCTGTACGGGCACGGTGTGGAAACGGTGGAGGCCATGACCGATCTGCCGCAGGGGTTTCGCGAGCGGCTGCAGGCCGGCGCACGCATCACGCCGCCGCAGCTCCGCCGGGCGATCGACGCGCCCGACGGGTCGGCCACGAAGTACTTGGTCGGGCTCGCGGACGGCCAGACGGTCGAGTGCGTGCTCATGCGGTTCGACGACGGCCGCCGGAGCGCGTGCCTGAGTTCGCAGGTCGGTTGCGCGATGGGGTGCGCGTTCTGCGCGACGGGCCTCAGCGGATTCTCGCGCAACCTGACGGCAGGCGAGATACTCGGGCAGGCGCTGCTGATCCGGGCGCAGGCCGGCGTACGGATCGGCAACGTGGTGTTCATGGGGATGGGCGAGCCGCTGGCCAACTACGACGCGGTCCTCCGCACCGCCCGTATCCTGGCATCGGCCTTTGGCCTCGGGATCGGGATGCGCCGCCTGACCATCTCCACGGTCGGCCTCGTCCCGCAGATCTACCGGCTCGCCGCGGAGCGACTGCAGCTAACGCTCGCGGTGTCGCTGCACGCGCCGACCGAGGAGCTGCGCGATCGGCTCGTGCCCGCGAACCACCGCTACCCTCTCGACGAGTTGATTCCGGCCTGCCGCGCGTACGTCGCCACGACGAATCGGCGGATCACGTTCGAGTATGTGCTGCTCGACGGCGTGAACGACGGCCCGGCGGAGGCGCACGCGCTCGGGCGCCTGTTGCGCGGCGTGCACTGCCACGTCAATCTCATCCCGGTCAACCCCGTGGCCGGCATCCCGTTTCGCCGACCCGAGGTGCCGAGTGTGCTGGCGTTCGCCGCGCTCGTGCGTCGGACGGGTCTTCCCGTGACCGTGCGGATCGAGCGGGGCACTGAGATCCAGGCGGCGTGCGGCCAGCTTCGCCTGGCCGAGGGCCAAGGCCGGCCCTCCCGTTGGACGCCCGCTCCTGTCTCCGTTTCCCGCGGGGGTGCGCGATGA
- a CDS encoding FHA domain-containing protein: MNTSLVLPILRFAFLAGLLLFVARVVRAVLADLDVRSVPAASARTLFVVEQPEALRGREFLVVGEATIGRAPECAIMLQDGYVSSHHARVFVRGGRLWVEDLKSTNGTLVNGQRVRRPCALRPGDRLQIGDAVLALRVEPETRRGPDGAARAGGAP; encoded by the coding sequence GTGAACACGTCGCTCGTACTGCCCATCCTCCGGTTCGCGTTTCTCGCGGGGCTGCTCCTGTTCGTCGCCCGCGTCGTGCGCGCGGTGCTCGCCGACCTGGACGTGCGGTCCGTGCCGGCGGCGTCCGCGCGGACGCTGTTCGTCGTCGAGCAGCCGGAGGCGCTTCGCGGCCGGGAGTTTCTCGTGGTGGGGGAGGCGACGATCGGCCGCGCGCCGGAGTGTGCGATCATGTTGCAGGACGGGTACGTCTCCTCGCACCATGCGCGCGTGTTCGTGCGCGGCGGACGTCTTTGGGTCGAGGACTTGAAGAGTACGAACGGGACGCTGGTCAACGGCCAGCGTGTCCGGCGGCCCTGCGCGCTGCGCCCCGGCGACCGTCTGCAGATCGGCGATGCCGTGTTGGCGTTACGCGTGGAACCGGAGACCCGGCGCGGGCCCGACGGGGCGGCACGGGCGGGCGGGGCACCATGA